Sequence from the Symbiopectobacterium purcellii genome:
GCCGTGCAATATCCAGGGCGAGAAGATCGTTTTACCGAAGCGACTATCGATGACATGTCACGCTTGCTGACCACGCTGATGACCGAATTGCAACGCGATATCGCGACCCGGCCCTACGCGCTGCTGGGGCACAGCATGGGCGGTGCGATTGCGCATGAGTTGGCTATCCAGTTGGAAGCACAGGATATGCCGCCGCGACATCTGTTTATTTCTGGCCGGCAACCCCCCCGTTATCACCCGCGCGACAGCGCTGTCCATCGCAGCAGTGACAGCGATATTCTGGCTGAGCTGCGCCGTTTGAATCCGCGCAACAATGCGCTGGTGGAATCGCCGGAATTAGCGGCGCTGCTGGTGCCGATTATCCGCAGTGACTATCGCTTGATCGAAAACTATCGGCCTCATAACACGCCTGTGATTGGGTGTCCGATTGATGTGCTCGCCGGACGGGACGATCCCGATCTTCCCGCCGAACAAGCCTGCGCCTGGGCCGATTACACCTCCGCATCGTGTCAGGTGCATATTTTTCCTGGTGACCATTTCTTTATCAATCAGCAACGCGATGCGGTGGTTGACACCGTGCAGCAGGCGTTTCTCTCCTCGCTCACCCCCTGCACAAAAGGATAAACGATGGACGATTTCTACTCACCCGTAGCGGAATATTATGACCTGGTGGCCAGAGCGCATTCAGAAGGCGATACCGTGCTTCGGGAACGCCTGGCGGCCACTGCGTTAAATGGCGAACCGATCCTGGATCTTGGCGCGGGAACCGGGCGCACGGTCGCGGCCATTGCTGAGAGCGTGCCGCAGTGTGACATTTTGGCGGTGGAACCGGCACCGGCCATGCGCGCCGTGTTGATGCACCGCGTTGTCAACGATCCGCATCTGCGTCAGCGCGTGACGGTAGTCGCTGAACCTGTGGATAAATTGCACCTGCCTGACAAACTGGGCGCCGTGGTGGCCTATGGCGTATTGGGGCATCTGTGTCGGGAAAAACGCCAGCAGCTATGGCAGCTACTGTTACCGCGCCTGTCAGCTGGCGCTCCGATTTTTGTTGAACTGTTGCCGCTGGAAAAACCCATTGTACTGCCCGCCTTTCCGCTCGCTTGTGAAACGGTAGGTAAACGGCATTACACCGCATCATTGCAAGGCGAACCGGGGCCAGACGATACTATGCTGCTGACGTCCTGCTGGACGATACGCGGCGGGCCTTGCCCGGCGCAGGTGATCCGTAATCAGAGCGTCTGGCACACATTTAGTCTGGCGGAACTTGCGCAGGAAACGCGGTTGCGTGCAGAACGTCTCACCGCTCAGGCCGGGGTGCTTTATGCATAATAACGATGCGCAGGATGCTTATCTGACCGATACCCGTTTGTTCGATACCGATGCGCGGCGATTGCCGCCACCGCTTGCCTGGCCGCCGGATGCCGTCCAGCGCTATCAGGATGTGGGCTACTGGCAAGCGGATACGCTATCAACCCATATACTCCGTTGGCAACAGGTTTACAGCGAACACATTGCCTTGATCGCCGAGGGCCACGCCTGGCCCTATTGGAAACTGATTGGTCAGGGCAGGCGTTTTGCCACCATGCTCCGTCAACATGGGGTCTCTCCCGGCGATCCGGTGTTGGTGCAGTTGCCCAATGGCGCTGATTTCGCCGTTGCCCTGTTTGCGGTATTGCTGATTGGCGCTGTACCGGTATTGGTGGTGCCGACACTGTGTCCCAAAACGGTACTTCAGGTGGCGGTGCAGGCTCGCGCCCGACGTTACCTGGGCAGCGCACGTATCTTCCAGAGTGAAAACGAGGCGTTGACCACGCAACTGGCTGAATACGGGTGCCGTACACTCTTCAGTGGCAAAACGGATCGCTTTTGTTTTTGCCAGGAGACGATGATCGCTGCACCGCCGCCGGGGGATGAGGCGGGCAATATTGCGCTGCTGTTACTGTCCGGTGGAACAACGGGCACACCGAAACTGATCCCGCGCACCCATGCAGATTATGTCTATAACTTTCAGCGCTGTGCTGAACTGTGCGCGTTGAGCGAACGGGATCGCTATTTGGCCGCCTTGCCGATGGCGCACAATTTTTCGTTGGCGTGTCCCGGCGCGTTAGGGGTGTGGTCGCGCGGCGGTTGTGTGGTGGTTCCTGCCACGCCAGCGCCTGAGGATGCTTTCGCAGCGATTGCCCGTTTTGGTGTCACGCTCACCGCGTTGGTGCCTTCGTTAAGCCAATGTTGGCTGGAAGCGCTGGACAGTGAGCTTCCTGATTTGCGCTCACTGCGTCTGATTCAGGTGGGCGGAGCCAAACTTGATGCTAATCGGGCCGGTGCAATGCTGAATCGTTTCGGATGCCAATTGCAGCAAGTCTTTGGTATGGCTGAAGGGTTGATCACCGCGACCCGACTGGACGATACACCACACACCATTCTTACCACGCAAGGGCGACCGCTGTGTGAGGATGACGATATTCGCATTGTAGATCCCGCGGGGAACGCGGTCTCCCCCGGTGACTCGGGTGAGCTATGGGTGCGCGGACCCTATACGATTCGAGGGTATTTCCGTGTTCGCCCTTCAGATATGCAGCCATTCACGTCCGAGGGATTTTACCGTAGCGGCGATCGGGTTCGATGTTTGCCGGATGGCAATCTTTGCGTCGAAGGGCGCATCAAGGAAACCATCAACCGCCACGGCGAATCCGTGGCAGCAGGGGATATTGAGGATGCGTTGCGCCTGCATCCTGCTGTGCGTGACGTGGCCGTTGTGACGGGTCTGGATGAAACGGTGCATGCGGTGGTGGTTGCCAAGCGTTCGCTGTTGTTGGCGGATTTATGTGCTTTTTTGGAACAACAGGGCGTGCCCTTATCCCGATGGCCCGACGCGCTGAGCGTGGTAAAAACATTGCCGCTTACCCCAATGGGTAAAATTAATAAACAGGCACTAACGGCGCGCCTTCTCGGTCGTGTAAAGGAACAGGTAAAGGAGCAACCATGATGGGATATCACAGTAGACGGCATCTGATTTTGCCTGAGGCGCAATCGCTGCCAATCATCGCGGAACTGCTCAACCAGTTGAAAGGGGAAGACCACTATGTCTACGAACGTCAATCCTGCTGGTATCTCGCGTTAGGGCAACGGGCATCGTTGACCGTCGATGCCGCTGGCGAGCAGGCGACCACCATTACCGATAACGGCATCAATACCACCCGCGTCAAGGGATCGCCAGCGGAGTATGCCCGTCGCTTTCAAGCGGCACATGGCGGTGACAATCTGCGCATTTATGGCGAAGCGGGATTTCACTATGCGCTTTGTGTTCAGGAGCACGCTTACAAACCGGGGCGCTGGCCGGTGCTGAACCTGATCGTGCCGCGTGAAGAGCTGATTTTTTGCGATAACGGCGTCACGGTGTTGGCGGAGAATGCGCTGCGTTGTCGGCAACTGTCTGATTGGATACTGAGTGCCGCAGCCGTGGCGAAACGTCGCGGTGGGGATGCCAGACTGGCTCACATTGCCGAACTCGCCTGCGATCAGGGCGACTACTGCCAGCGTGTATGCCAGGCGATTGAAGAAATTAACGATGCCCACTACAGCAAGGTGATCCTGGCACGCGTCTTGCCCCTTAAACAATCGGTGGATATGGCAGCAACGCTGCTGCGTGGACGCCAGGCGAATACGCCGGTACGCACGTTTTTATTGCGACAGGGAGACCGGGAAGCCGTCGGTTTTTGTCCTGAGTTGGTGATGTCCGTCGAGCAGGATAGGGTGAGCACCGATACGCTGGCGGGCACCTGCGTACAGCATCAGGATACGGCCCGGTCAAATGCATTGCTGAACCATTCCTTGAGCGACGACAAAGAGATTGTTGAGCATGTGATGTCAGTCAGAGCGGCGGTTGAGGAAATGAAAGGGCTGTGCCAGCCGGAGAGTGTCGTTATCAATGATTTAATGTCGGTACGTCAGCGCGGCAACGTGCAGCACCTCGGCTCGCGCGTCAGCGGTGAATTGGGCTTCGGGAAAGATGCATGGGATGCTTTTGATGCCCTGTTTCCCGCGATAACTGCCACGGGTGTACCGAAGGGCGCCGCGCTGTCGGCAATTGCCCGACTTGAATCGTCACCGCGCGAACTTTACTCCGGCGCCATACTTTGGCTGGACGGCAAAACGCATTTCGAAGCGGCACTGGTGCTGCGCTCTGCATTTCAGGATAGCCACCAGCGCTGGTTACAGGCCGGGGCAGGGGTGATTGCGCAGTCATCCCCCATACGGGAACTTACTGAAACGCAAGAAAAATTGGACAGTATTGCTCCTTATCTGGTCTTCCAACAAAAAACGCGGTAAGGAAGCAACATCGAGGGACTGGAGGAAGGGTTACATGTCATCAGTACAACACCTCTCATCGCTAAAGCAATTAAGCGATTTGGCACGTCATTGGGACTATGAATGTGACATGGTCGCGGCAGGCAAAAGCCCGACCCATGAGATCGCGTTAGAGGGCACGCTGCGGGCCGTGACGTTGCCGTATGGGATCGATCTTTGTCTTAACGACATTACTACCCGTGAGGAAGACTCTCGCAGTGCCACGCTTAAACAGTGTTTGACCATCCTGTTGACCTTGGACGGGGACACGCCAAATTATTATCTGGATGATGGCAGCATGCTGGTGATGGAGCTTGGTGTGGCCAAAGTGATTGCCACTCGCAGCCCGCTCCGCCTCTGGTGCCGCAATCCGCGTGGTCATCATAGCCGTAGTTTGGTTATTCAGGCGGCACCACGTCGCATTGTTGATGGCGAATTGGCGCAGCAGATTGAACGCTTGCTACAGCATGAAGGTATTTACAGTTTTATGGTGCCCTATCACACCCTGACGCTGGCCGAAAACCTGTTTACCCTGTGCGATAGCTGTGTGCCTGGACGTTTACATATTCATAGCTGCGTGTTGGATCTGTTGGCGCAGGGTCTGCGCGCCGCAGAACAGACACCGTCCTTGATGCCCTACACCACACCCTGTCGGGATACAGTGCGCATTCTGAAAGTTCGCGACAAGCTGCTCGCACAGTTGGATAACAATCACTGTCTGTTTGATTTGGCTCGTGAAGCCGGGATCAGCATCAGTGCGCTCAAAAGCAAATTTACGGCGGTGATGGGGCAATCCGTGTTTTCTTTTTTGCGGGAGCAGCGACTGATGCGTGCGCGAAAAGGGCTGGAATCGGAAGGATGGACGGTGAAACAAGCCGCCTATTATGTCGGCTATCAGCATCCCAGTAATTTCTCAACCGCCTACCGCCGCAAGTTTGGTCGCTGTCCCCGTGATGCGCTCAATGCTTGATGCTGGCTCCAATCACAGCTGTTTTAGCTTTTATCATAGTTAAGTTCGCTGGGGTGGCGTCGGGCCTCCCCCTACACTCTCCGCACTGAAAATAATTATCATTTCTTTTTTTCGCTGCGTTGAGGGATGGACATGCTGAACAACAAATACTTTTGTCACAAGCGAGTAACTTACCCGCTGTGCGTATGCGCCGGGTGTGTGCTGTGTGGGGCAGTGGCAGCAACGCCAGTTGATACTGCGCAACCCCCTACGGAGCAGGAGGATGACAGCGTTGTGTGGGTTACAGCCCGAAAAATTAAAGAGGATTCCCTGCGTGTGCCGCTCAGTTTGAGCGTGTTCGACAAACAAATGATTGAAGACCGCCGTATCGATGATATTGCCCGGTTGATCCGCGATGTGCCGAACATTGGCATGAGTGCGCTGGGCGATGGGCGATCCACGCATCTTTCCATGAGAGGCGTGGGCACGTTGGCACAGCCCCTTGGGCACGATGACACCTCGGTCGTCACTTATATTGATGGCGTACCGCAGCCGCTGTTTGGTTCTGATTTGCGTTTTCTCGACGTTGAACGTATAGAAGTGCTACGCGGTCCTCAAGGCACGGTGTTCGGGCGCAATGCCCAGGCCGGCGCTATCAATATCATCACGCGTCAACCGAGCGATGACGCCCAACACACCCTGCGTGCGGAAGGTGCGCTGGATAGACATTCCCAAAATCTTGGGCAGTTAACGTTTTCCGGTCCGCTGCGTGACGATATGTTGAAAGGCAGTTTTTCTGCTGCCTACGCCGATCAGGGCGGTGACGTGCGCAATCAGGTCGGAGGATGGATGGGACGCGAGCAGAACGGTGCAATGCGCACTACGCTGTTGGCAACGCCCGATGATATCACCCAACTGGTGCTGGCGCTAAGCTATGGGCGCGATCGTCTGATGCCGTCCAATTTTGTGCTGCAAGAAGGTACACCGAATTTTCCCAGCGTGGCGCTGGATCCCAAAGGGTGGGCACACCGGGAAACCGGGGCCCTGTCGCTGACCGCCAATCGCACGCTGCGTACCTTGCAAGTGACCTCGGTGACCGCATTCAATCGCTACGATTTCGACAACCTGACGAACAATTCTGAAGCACTCACCTATGGAACCTGGTTTAACCAGCCCAGTGCAGCATTTCTCCCTGCGCTTGACTGGAGTACCTATGACGAAAAACAGCGCAGCTTCTATCAGGAACTGCGGATGAGCAGTCTTGACAAGGCCCGGGTGGGGTGGGTTGCCGGCATGAATTACCTGCACGACGACTATCGCCTGATGAACGATTACACCACGACCTCGCTGTTGGCACCGAGCAACGTCAGTTCGGTGATCAATGGAAGGCGTAATAACCATTATCAAACGGACAGCTACGCGCTGTTCGGCGAACTGACCACGGCGCTGACGGATAGCGAAAAATTAAAAGGCACGCTGGGGTTACGTTATACCCACGACAGCAAAGGGTATCAAGCGCATTTTCAAAATAATGGTCACCCCGGTAACGTTGCCGCCTTCGATCAGCAAGGAAGATTGCAATATGACATGTTGACCGGACGTGCAGCGCTACACTATCAACTGACACGCGATGCCATGTTGTATACCAGCGTGGCGCGCGGAGCCAAAAGTGGGGGCTTCCCCAACTTCACCAATAATGCGCCGAGCGGTATGAGAGATGAACCCTATCAGGCGTCCTCGTCGTGGAGTTATGAGGTTGGCAGCAAGAACCGTGTCGCTGGCGGACGTGGCGAATGGAATCTGGCGCTGTTTTACAACCAGGTGCGAAACGAGCACCTGTTTGCCAAAGAACGTAATTTGATGGCCTTTACACCACAATCCATCGATACCGCCAGCTATGGCGCGGAGTTGGAAGGCGGATGGCAAGTGGCGGAGCACTGGCGGCTTGGCGGTGGTGTCGGGTACACCCATGCCGAGTTGCGCAATGTGCCCAGCAATGTGGCTGATAAAACTGGGGCGCGCGATGGTTATCGTGTTCCTGCCGTTCCCCGTTTTACCACCTCGCTGACCATGGCCTATTACGACTCAGCCGACGTGCTGGGCATCCCAGCCGCCAATGTGTTTGCGCTGGCACAGCATCAGTTTATCGCTCAGCGTGAGGCGAATGTGAATAACAACTT
This genomic interval carries:
- a CDS encoding thioesterase II family protein, yielding MTRHFLRFFTPPSASQPLLVCLPYAGGGASAFRAWSTLFDTQIAVAAVQYPGREDRFTEATIDDMSRLLTTLMTELQRDIATRPYALLGHSMGGAIAHELAIQLEAQDMPPRHLFISGRQPPRYHPRDSAVHRSSDSDILAELRRLNPRNNALVESPELAALLVPIIRSDYRLIENYRPHNTPVIGCPIDVLAGRDDPDLPAEQACAWADYTSASCQVHIFPGDHFFINQQRDAVVDTVQQAFLSSLTPCTKG
- a CDS encoding TonB-dependent receptor; translation: MLNNKYFCHKRVTYPLCVCAGCVLCGAVAATPVDTAQPPTEQEDDSVVWVTARKIKEDSLRVPLSLSVFDKQMIEDRRIDDIARLIRDVPNIGMSALGDGRSTHLSMRGVGTLAQPLGHDDTSVVTYIDGVPQPLFGSDLRFLDVERIEVLRGPQGTVFGRNAQAGAINIITRQPSDDAQHTLRAEGALDRHSQNLGQLTFSGPLRDDMLKGSFSAAYADQGGDVRNQVGGWMGREQNGAMRTTLLATPDDITQLVLALSYGRDRLMPSNFVLQEGTPNFPSVALDPKGWAHRETGALSLTANRTLRTLQVTSVTAFNRYDFDNLTNNSEALTYGTWFNQPSAAFLPALDWSTYDEKQRSFYQELRMSSLDKARVGWVAGMNYLHDDYRLMNDYTTTSLLAPSNVSSVINGRRNNHYQTDSYALFGELTTALTDSEKLKGTLGLRYTHDSKGYQAHFQNNGHPGNVAAFDQQGRLQYDMLTGRAALHYQLTRDAMLYTSVARGAKSGGFPNFTNNAPSGMRDEPYQASSSWSYEVGSKNRVAGGRGEWNLALFYNQVRNEHLFAKERNLMAFTPQSIDTASYGAELEGGWQVAEHWRLGGGVGYTHAELRNVPSNVADKTGARDGYRVPAVPRFTTSLTMAYYDSADVLGIPAANVFALAQHQFIAQREANVNNNFTLPAYRQINLRAGLEFPSLDVYLFAQNVTNERPQYTGISYMPGVNVVTVGHGRVIGAGMKVHM
- a CDS encoding helix-turn-helix transcriptional regulator — its product is MSSVQHLSSLKQLSDLARHWDYECDMVAAGKSPTHEIALEGTLRAVTLPYGIDLCLNDITTREEDSRSATLKQCLTILLTLDGDTPNYYLDDGSMLVMELGVAKVIATRSPLRLWCRNPRGHHSRSLVIQAAPRRIVDGELAQQIERLLQHEGIYSFMVPYHTLTLAENLFTLCDSCVPGRLHIHSCVLDLLAQGLRAAEQTPSLMPYTTPCRDTVRILKVRDKLLAQLDNNHCLFDLAREAGISISALKSKFTAVMGQSVFSFLREQRLMRARKGLESEGWTVKQAAYYVGYQHPSNFSTAYRRKFGRCPRDALNA
- a CDS encoding salicylate synthase, yielding MGYHSRRHLILPEAQSLPIIAELLNQLKGEDHYVYERQSCWYLALGQRASLTVDAAGEQATTITDNGINTTRVKGSPAEYARRFQAAHGGDNLRIYGEAGFHYALCVQEHAYKPGRWPVLNLIVPREELIFCDNGVTVLAENALRCRQLSDWILSAAAVAKRRGGDARLAHIAELACDQGDYCQRVCQAIEEINDAHYSKVILARVLPLKQSVDMAATLLRGRQANTPVRTFLLRQGDREAVGFCPELVMSVEQDRVSTDTLAGTCVQHQDTARSNALLNHSLSDDKEIVEHVMSVRAAVEEMKGLCQPESVVINDLMSVRQRGNVQHLGSRVSGELGFGKDAWDAFDALFPAITATGVPKGAALSAIARLESSPRELYSGAILWLDGKTHFEAALVLRSAFQDSHQRWLQAGAGVIAQSSPIRELTETQEKLDSIAPYLVFQQKTR
- a CDS encoding (2,3-dihydroxybenzoyl)adenylate synthase codes for the protein MHNNDAQDAYLTDTRLFDTDARRLPPPLAWPPDAVQRYQDVGYWQADTLSTHILRWQQVYSEHIALIAEGHAWPYWKLIGQGRRFATMLRQHGVSPGDPVLVQLPNGADFAVALFAVLLIGAVPVLVVPTLCPKTVLQVAVQARARRYLGSARIFQSENEALTTQLAEYGCRTLFSGKTDRFCFCQETMIAAPPPGDEAGNIALLLLSGGTTGTPKLIPRTHADYVYNFQRCAELCALSERDRYLAALPMAHNFSLACPGALGVWSRGGCVVVPATPAPEDAFAAIARFGVTLTALVPSLSQCWLEALDSELPDLRSLRLIQVGGAKLDANRAGAMLNRFGCQLQQVFGMAEGLITATRLDDTPHTILTTQGRPLCEDDDIRIVDPAGNAVSPGDSGELWVRGPYTIRGYFRVRPSDMQPFTSEGFYRSGDRVRCLPDGNLCVEGRIKETINRHGESVAAGDIEDALRLHPAVRDVAVVTGLDETVHAVVVAKRSLLLADLCAFLEQQGVPLSRWPDALSVVKTLPLTPMGKINKQALTARLLGRVKEQVKEQP
- a CDS encoding class I SAM-dependent methyltransferase, whose product is MDDFYSPVAEYYDLVARAHSEGDTVLRERLAATALNGEPILDLGAGTGRTVAAIAESVPQCDILAVEPAPAMRAVLMHRVVNDPHLRQRVTVVAEPVDKLHLPDKLGAVVAYGVLGHLCREKRQQLWQLLLPRLSAGAPIFVELLPLEKPIVLPAFPLACETVGKRHYTASLQGEPGPDDTMLLTSCWTIRGGPCPAQVIRNQSVWHTFSLAELAQETRLRAERLTAQAGVLYA